One genomic segment of Arthrobacter sp. Marseille-P9274 includes these proteins:
- a CDS encoding S9 family peptidase — MTRTLRQSCRTIVSATALSAVLTAAALPAAVAAPPAANGSSPAAASQAASTVASTVATGTLANGATWRAEVPADWNGKLVLFAHGFRPGPANPAWDNSFAPTASELIQRGYAVASSSYAATGWALETAAQDQLDTLAAFEEQFGEADRVIAMGRSMGGLVTSMMAEIPDAGIDGAVSTCGLVGGGVALNNYQLDAAYAAAELLLPGQDVRLTGFTTPEQSNATIASLKAALQQATESAEGRARIALVAALLNTPTELHGVDVDNPDTLAAAQAQLVLNTLPTVIERRHTIVNAAGGDSGWTAGVDYAKLLRASAQRPQVEHMYRLAGLDLSDDLGTLTANADIGPDEAGLEWMQRTSTPTGELQVPLLATHTLVDLLAPVEYQEEYAETVRRAGEQPLFRQAFVDREGHCSFTVAENVASVEAMDQRLDTGRWADSTKTSVLQRNAESLGLDGAAFVDFRPDEFINDRVWNG; from the coding sequence ATGACCCGTACTCTGCGTCAAAGCTGCCGCACGATTGTTTCCGCCACCGCCCTCTCGGCCGTCCTGACCGCCGCCGCCCTCCCCGCCGCGGTCGCCGCTCCCCCGGCCGCCAACGGCTCCTCCCCCGCGGCCGCCAGCCAGGCCGCCTCCACGGTCGCCTCCACCGTCGCCACCGGCACCCTCGCCAACGGCGCCACCTGGCGCGCCGAGGTCCCCGCCGACTGGAACGGCAAGCTGGTCCTGTTCGCCCACGGGTTCCGCCCCGGACCCGCCAACCCGGCCTGGGACAACAGCTTCGCCCCCACGGCCAGCGAACTCATCCAGCGCGGCTACGCCGTGGCCTCGTCGTCGTACGCCGCAACCGGCTGGGCGCTGGAAACCGCCGCGCAGGACCAACTGGACACCCTCGCCGCCTTTGAGGAGCAGTTCGGCGAGGCGGACCGCGTCATCGCCATGGGCCGCTCCATGGGCGGCCTCGTGACCAGTATGATGGCCGAGATTCCGGACGCCGGCATCGACGGCGCCGTCAGCACCTGCGGCCTGGTCGGCGGCGGCGTCGCCCTGAACAACTACCAGCTGGACGCCGCCTACGCCGCGGCCGAGCTGCTGCTCCCGGGCCAGGACGTCCGGCTGACAGGCTTCACCACTCCCGAGCAGTCGAACGCCACCATCGCCAGCCTCAAGGCGGCGCTGCAGCAGGCCACGGAATCGGCGGAAGGCCGGGCCCGGATCGCCCTCGTCGCGGCGCTGCTGAACACCCCCACGGAACTGCACGGCGTCGACGTCGACAATCCCGACACCCTCGCCGCCGCCCAGGCGCAGCTCGTGCTCAACACCCTGCCCACCGTGATCGAGCGGCGCCACACCATCGTCAACGCGGCCGGCGGCGACAGCGGCTGGACCGCCGGCGTTGACTACGCCAAGCTCCTGCGCGCCTCCGCCCAGCGCCCGCAGGTCGAGCACATGTACCGGCTCGCCGGCCTGGACCTCTCGGATGATCTGGGGACGCTGACCGCCAACGCGGACATCGGCCCGGACGAGGCCGGCCTCGAGTGGATGCAGCGCACCTCCACTCCCACCGGCGAGCTGCAGGTGCCGCTGCTGGCCACGCACACCCTCGTCGACCTGCTCGCGCCCGTCGAATACCAGGAGGAGTATGCCGAAACCGTCCGCCGGGCGGGCGAACAGCCGCTCTTCCGCCAGGCCTTCGTGGACCGCGAGGGGCACTGCAGCTTCACCGTTGCAGAGAACGTCGCGTCGGTCGAGGCCATGGACCAGCGCCTGGACACCGGCCGCTGGGCCGACTCCACCAAGACTTCGGTCCTGCAGCGGAACGCCGAGTCGCTCGGCCTGGACGGCGCCGCCTTCGTGGACTTCCGCCCGGACGAGTTCATCAACGACCGCGTCTGGAACGGCTAG
- a CDS encoding phospholipase D family protein, producing the protein MTGSHNWNFTSLHRNDEAIVETTDAGIYDQYEANFDAMWAAAGQ; encoded by the coding sequence ATGACCGGCAGCCACAACTGGAACTTCACCTCCCTGCACCGCAACGACGAAGCCATCGTCGAAACCACGGACGCCGGGATCTATGACCAGTACGAGGCGAACTTCGACGCTATGTGGGCAGCTGCCGGGCAGTAA
- a CDS encoding 2-hydroxyacid dehydrogenase, with amino-acid sequence MSDSAADIKTISFPDQDLLEAVQPLPDGLRGTVWDFRGDPVDVDVADVDAVVLPYLNAQDVLGALSRATNLKLVQAQTTGVDGVAEAVGDDVAIASAAGVHAASTAELAVGLALASLRGIDAAARDQRDARWCHERRLSLADRKVLLVGVGGIGAEISKRLLPFEVELTRVGSKAREDEHGHVHGSDELVELAREAEILIVITPLTEATRGLIDARVLAALPDGALVVNVARGAVVDSDALTREVVSGRISCAIDVFDPEPIPEDHPLWQAENALITPHVGGDTSAFQPRIVRLLKRQLAALGSGTEPENLVQRGRAWS; translated from the coding sequence GTGAGCGATTCTGCAGCTGACATCAAGACGATCAGCTTTCCCGACCAGGACCTGCTGGAGGCGGTGCAACCGCTGCCGGACGGACTGCGGGGAACGGTGTGGGATTTCCGGGGCGATCCGGTGGACGTGGATGTGGCCGATGTCGACGCCGTGGTGCTGCCGTACCTGAATGCGCAGGACGTCCTCGGTGCGCTTTCCCGGGCCACCAACCTGAAGCTGGTGCAGGCGCAGACCACCGGTGTCGACGGCGTGGCCGAGGCCGTCGGCGATGACGTCGCCATTGCGAGTGCGGCGGGAGTGCATGCGGCGTCGACGGCGGAGCTTGCCGTGGGCCTGGCGCTCGCCTCGCTGCGGGGCATCGACGCCGCGGCGCGGGACCAGCGCGACGCCCGGTGGTGCCACGAGCGCAGGCTGTCCCTGGCCGACCGGAAGGTCCTGCTGGTCGGGGTCGGCGGGATCGGGGCCGAGATCTCCAAGCGCCTGCTGCCGTTCGAGGTGGAGCTGACGCGGGTCGGCAGCAAGGCCCGGGAGGACGAACACGGCCATGTGCACGGCAGCGACGAGCTGGTCGAGCTGGCGCGGGAGGCGGAGATCCTGATCGTCATCACGCCGCTGACCGAGGCGACGCGCGGCCTCATCGATGCCCGGGTGCTGGCGGCCCTGCCGGACGGCGCGCTCGTGGTCAACGTGGCGCGCGGCGCCGTGGTCGACTCCGACGCTCTGACCCGCGAGGTGGTCTCGGGCCGGATCAGCTGCGCGATCGATGTCTTCGACCCCGAGCCGATCCCGGAAGACCATCCCTTGTGGCAGGCGGAAAATGCCCTGATCACGCCGCACGTCGGAGGCGACACGTCGGCGTTCCAGCCGCGGATCGTGCGGCTGCTGAAGCGGCAGCTCGCTGCACTGGGCAGCGGCACGGAGCCGGAGAACCTGGTGCAGCGCGGCAGGGCCTGGTCCTGA
- a CDS encoding flavin monoamine oxidase family protein, whose product MSAMGLAPAVAETPAYVAPNAGDLRGRGRKSVAVLGGGIAGLTAAYELGKAGYTVTVLEARNRPGGRNWTVRGGTSETDLKGITQTAKFTKGEYMNAGPGRIPQHHVTLDYCRELGVAIEPFVNQNADAYLYREGSTALSNTAVRHRAAKADVYGYVSELLAKATDQGSLDGYLTAADKESLISFLGSFGAIGPKVPGDAAASYRYSGTGRRGYEVEPGAGLEAGTPLAPYPLSDVLASGVGNYFSFEFGWDQAMMMFQPVGGMDRIPYAFEQAIGLDKIRYGAKVLELRNTPAGVEVAYTNPGGQQKVLEADFAICALPPHIAAKVPGNLSAEAVAALAYAQPADAGKIGIEYSRRWWELDHRIYGGITNTSTGLGNMWYPSSGFHGERGTMIGYYNTGTSARTYGAMKPAGRLASALEKGAQIHGPVYGQDVASSFSVDWKSVEHSEGAWVGWPSQADDKYKRLLEPEGNIYFAGDHLSHAIAWQHGAMVSARASVSALHGRVMAA is encoded by the coding sequence ATGAGTGCGATGGGACTGGCTCCGGCGGTGGCCGAAACGCCGGCCTACGTGGCGCCCAATGCGGGGGACCTGCGCGGCCGCGGCCGGAAGTCCGTGGCCGTGCTCGGCGGCGGCATCGCCGGGCTGACCGCGGCCTACGAACTCGGCAAGGCCGGCTACACGGTGACCGTGCTGGAGGCGCGCAACCGGCCCGGCGGCCGGAACTGGACGGTCCGCGGGGGAACCAGCGAGACGGACTTGAAGGGCATCACCCAGACGGCGAAGTTCACCAAGGGCGAGTACATGAACGCCGGGCCGGGCCGGATCCCGCAGCACCACGTGACGCTGGACTACTGCCGCGAACTCGGGGTGGCGATCGAGCCGTTCGTCAACCAGAATGCCGATGCCTACCTCTACCGCGAGGGAAGCACGGCGCTGTCCAACACGGCGGTCCGCCACCGGGCGGCCAAGGCCGACGTCTACGGCTACGTCTCCGAGCTGCTCGCCAAGGCGACGGACCAGGGCTCGCTGGACGGCTACCTCACGGCGGCCGACAAGGAGTCGCTGATCTCCTTCCTGGGCAGCTTCGGCGCGATCGGGCCGAAGGTGCCCGGCGACGCGGCGGCCAGCTACAGGTACAGCGGCACGGGGCGCCGCGGCTACGAGGTGGAACCTGGAGCCGGGCTGGAGGCCGGAACGCCGCTGGCGCCGTATCCGCTGAGCGACGTGCTGGCCAGCGGCGTGGGCAACTACTTCTCCTTCGAGTTCGGCTGGGACCAGGCGATGATGATGTTCCAGCCGGTCGGCGGCATGGACCGGATTCCCTACGCGTTCGAGCAGGCCATCGGGCTGGACAAAATCCGGTACGGCGCCAAGGTGCTCGAACTGCGCAACACCCCTGCCGGCGTCGAGGTCGCCTACACCAACCCGGGCGGGCAGCAGAAGGTGCTCGAGGCGGACTTCGCGATCTGCGCGCTGCCGCCGCACATCGCCGCCAAGGTCCCGGGGAACCTCTCGGCCGAGGCGGTCGCTGCGCTCGCCTACGCGCAGCCGGCCGACGCGGGCAAGATCGGCATCGAATACAGCCGGCGCTGGTGGGAACTGGACCACCGGATCTACGGCGGCATCACCAACACCAGCACCGGGCTGGGCAACATGTGGTACCCCTCCAGCGGCTTCCACGGCGAACGCGGAACGATGATCGGCTACTACAACACCGGCACCAGCGCCCGGACCTACGGGGCCATGAAGCCCGCCGGCCGGCTCGCCTCGGCGCTGGAGAAGGGCGCGCAGATCCACGGCCCCGTCTACGGCCAGGACGTTGCCTCGTCCTTCTCGGTGGACTGGAAGAGCGTGGAGCACTCCGAGGGCGCCTGGGTGGGCTGGCCGTCGCAGGCCGACGACAAGTACAAGAGGCTGCTGGAACCGGAGGGCAACATCTACTTCGCCGGCGACCACCTCAGCCACGCCATCGCCTGGCAGCACGGCGCCATGGTCTCGGCGCGCGCCAGCGTGTCCGCGCTGCACGGCCGGGTGATGGCCGCATGA
- a CDS encoding Rid family hydrolase, with protein MPHRKLPAMAAAAVVVSLSATAAVAAPEIAKKFGGPKPNETVSMLPEGQDNPMIAEGVAIGANTAIYKSSGLGPAAKNAAAPAGSEERYIDTDIFPGAELPAGVTITEAQGINVLARIGENLERAGLTYDDVITMRVFLQNPDGEEQMDFAGWNRAYRQYFANTSLATGEPVPVRLGTAAPAEPLVVNPARPSRFALEIENLPVDGWLVEVEVDAAYPSSAGGK; from the coding sequence ATGCCCCACCGCAAGCTGCCGGCGATGGCCGCCGCCGCCGTCGTTGTTTCCCTCTCCGCCACCGCGGCGGTGGCCGCGCCGGAGATCGCGAAGAAATTCGGAGGGCCGAAGCCCAACGAGACCGTGTCCATGCTGCCGGAGGGGCAGGACAATCCGATGATCGCCGAGGGCGTGGCGATCGGGGCCAACACCGCCATCTACAAGAGCAGCGGGCTCGGCCCGGCGGCGAAGAATGCGGCGGCGCCGGCCGGCAGCGAGGAGCGCTACATCGACACGGACATCTTCCCCGGTGCCGAACTGCCGGCGGGCGTCACCATTACGGAGGCCCAGGGGATCAACGTGCTGGCGCGCATCGGGGAGAACCTTGAGCGGGCGGGGCTAACGTACGACGACGTGATCACCATGCGCGTGTTCCTCCAGAATCCCGACGGCGAGGAGCAGATGGATTTCGCCGGCTGGAACCGGGCCTACCGGCAGTACTTCGCCAACACCAGCCTGGCGACCGGAGAGCCGGTGCCGGTGCGGCTGGGCACCGCGGCGCCGGCCGAGCCGCTGGTGGTCAATCCGGCGCGTCCGTCCCGGTTCGCGCTGGAGATCGAGAACCTTCCGGTGGACGGCTGGCTGGTCGAAGTGGAAGTGGACGCGGCCTACCCCTCGTCCGCGGGCGGAAAGTAG
- a CDS encoding DUF3237 domain-containing protein translates to MTNTIQRRAMLGAGLAAAAGLATAGSAAAADSKGTQPTLTDKKFGDLLAGIPMDKVGTELAFEAVVDIAPSEDLGAGPLGGRRIVPITGGRFRGPRISGTIEAGGADRQLIRGDGIRMLEATYELRADDGTVLNVVNNVLIDQPTPDNRYSRSFLTVTAPTGPHDWLNRRILVGTLNSLKPARDAVLVRVFVLT, encoded by the coding sequence ATGACCAACACCATCCAGCGCCGCGCCATGCTCGGCGCAGGCCTCGCCGCCGCTGCCGGCCTCGCCACCGCCGGCTCGGCAGCGGCCGCCGACAGCAAGGGCACCCAGCCGACGCTCACCGACAAGAAGTTCGGCGACCTGCTCGCCGGCATCCCGATGGATAAGGTCGGCACCGAGCTCGCCTTCGAGGCCGTCGTCGACATCGCACCCAGCGAGGACCTCGGCGCCGGCCCGCTCGGCGGGCGCCGCATCGTCCCCATCACCGGCGGCCGGTTCCGCGGCCCGCGGATCAGCGGCACGATCGAGGCCGGCGGCGCCGACCGCCAGCTCATCCGCGGCGACGGCATCCGCATGCTAGAAGCAACCTACGAGCTGCGCGCCGACGACGGCACCGTCCTCAACGTGGTCAACAACGTCCTGATCGACCAGCCCACCCCGGACAACCGCTACTCCCGCTCATTCCTGACGGTCACCGCGCCGACCGGCCCGCACGACTGGCTGAACCGGCGCATCCTCGTCGGCACGCTCAACTCGCTGAAGCCGGCGCGGGACGCCGTCCTCGTGCGCGTCTTCGTCCTCACCTAG
- a CDS encoding universal stress protein, protein MALSSGKIVVGVDGSKSSVEALRMAAKLAPALDTGVHAIACWHFPRMYEGYVPPDFEAFEASAKEKLEAALQQAYGTEQPAGLSTELLRGPAPELLVQAGEEAALLVVGRRGHGGFRGMHLGSVSTACVAHAACPVLVLHESGKVHTRGGREHAEP, encoded by the coding sequence ATGGCGTTGTCGAGCGGCAAGATCGTTGTAGGCGTGGACGGTTCCAAGTCCTCCGTGGAGGCGCTTCGGATGGCGGCCAAACTGGCGCCGGCGCTGGATACCGGGGTCCACGCGATAGCGTGCTGGCATTTTCCGCGGATGTACGAAGGCTACGTGCCGCCGGATTTCGAGGCCTTTGAGGCATCTGCAAAGGAGAAGCTGGAGGCCGCGCTGCAGCAGGCGTACGGCACCGAGCAGCCGGCGGGCCTGTCCACGGAACTGCTGCGCGGCCCGGCGCCGGAACTGCTGGTGCAGGCCGGCGAAGAGGCCGCGCTCCTGGTGGTCGGCCGGCGGGGCCACGGCGGATTCCGCGGCATGCACCTCGGGTCGGTGAGCACGGCCTGCGTGGCCCATGCCGCCTGTCCCGTCCTGGTGCTGCACGAGAGCGGCAAGGTCCACACCCGCGGCGGCCGCGAGCACGCCGAACCCTAA
- a CDS encoding calcineurin-like phosphoesterase family protein yields the protein MHPSTSTHQQSAWLSRPLRLTAGALALLATGAMIGPAANAAPAQPESDWAANAYRGGVDVVKSADADQQTLDGTVFDDKNKNSTQESGEPGLPGVKVSNGREVVTTDGQGRYELPAFDNMTVFVTQPRGYQVPVDEDNVAQFFYNHLPEGSPELKFGGIAPTGALPDKVNFPLAQSQLTQSPEQHCAVGADVQTYDQEEVGFAQQGAFADLAARTDYAGCGALFIGDIVGDDLSLFGQTRELTSMLNGPARFLPGNHDLDFDALDKEHEFDTFRAQFGPEYYSYDAGKAHVVALSNIEYPTQVPAKKSNYTYSLGERQLEWLRADIAEVPKDRVIVLAGHSPLLEFYYSNSHTVKQLQEIYEILDGREVVSLGGHTHMSENLRAGDLMDGWRDEVGEAGLPFTHLTVPAVSGQWYNGRVLEEGFPTAIQRDGTPPGVLTLDIKNTEVKERFTATGDDGSDQMALGINSPAYRAWFDEYKNQRGKAPAPENPNAVAKGELGETWLTTNFWMGATGSTVKVSIDGGAATEAVRTQQLQGETPLIGGEYTDPSATLEQLVHGGGLHDRTSHLWRLELPADLAVGKHTATVTATDVHGRESTETLAFEVTE from the coding sequence GTGCACCCGTCCACGTCCACCCATCAACAATCAGCCTGGCTGTCCCGGCCGCTGCGCCTGACCGCGGGCGCCCTGGCCCTGCTGGCCACCGGCGCCATGATCGGTCCCGCTGCCAACGCCGCGCCCGCCCAGCCCGAATCCGACTGGGCCGCCAACGCCTACCGCGGAGGTGTCGACGTCGTTAAGTCCGCGGACGCGGACCAGCAGACCCTCGACGGCACCGTCTTCGATGACAAGAACAAGAACTCCACGCAGGAATCCGGCGAGCCCGGCCTGCCCGGTGTCAAGGTCTCGAACGGCCGCGAGGTCGTGACCACCGACGGCCAGGGCCGCTACGAGCTGCCGGCCTTCGACAACATGACCGTGTTCGTCACCCAGCCGCGCGGCTACCAGGTGCCGGTGGACGAGGACAACGTCGCCCAGTTCTTCTACAACCACCTGCCCGAGGGCTCCCCCGAGCTGAAGTTCGGCGGCATCGCCCCGACCGGCGCGCTGCCGGACAAGGTGAACTTCCCGCTGGCGCAGAGCCAGCTCACCCAGTCGCCGGAGCAGCACTGCGCCGTCGGCGCGGACGTCCAGACCTACGACCAGGAAGAGGTCGGGTTCGCGCAGCAGGGCGCCTTCGCCGACCTGGCCGCCCGCACCGACTATGCCGGCTGCGGCGCCCTCTTCATCGGCGACATCGTCGGCGACGACCTGTCGCTCTTCGGGCAGACCCGCGAGCTGACCTCGATGCTCAACGGCCCGGCCCGCTTCCTGCCCGGCAACCACGACCTGGACTTCGACGCCCTCGACAAGGAGCACGAGTTCGACACCTTCCGCGCCCAGTTCGGCCCGGAGTACTACTCGTACGACGCCGGCAAGGCCCACGTCGTCGCGCTGAGCAACATCGAGTATCCGACCCAGGTGCCCGCGAAGAAGAGCAACTACACGTACAGCCTCGGCGAGCGTCAGCTCGAATGGCTCCGGGCGGACATTGCAGAGGTGCCCAAGGACCGCGTGATCGTGCTGGCCGGCCACAGCCCGCTGCTCGAGTTCTACTACAGCAACTCCCACACCGTGAAGCAGCTGCAGGAGATCTACGAGATCCTCGACGGCCGCGAAGTGGTCTCCCTGGGCGGCCACACCCACATGTCGGAGAACCTGCGCGCGGGCGACCTCATGGACGGCTGGCGCGACGAGGTGGGCGAAGCCGGCCTGCCGTTCACGCACCTGACCGTCCCCGCCGTGTCGGGCCAGTGGTACAACGGCCGGGTGCTCGAGGAGGGCTTCCCCACCGCCATCCAGCGTGACGGGACCCCTCCGGGCGTGCTGACCCTGGACATCAAGAACACCGAGGTCAAGGAGCGCTTCACCGCCACCGGCGATGACGGCTCCGACCAGATGGCCCTGGGCATCAACTCCCCCGCGTACCGTGCCTGGTTCGACGAGTACAAGAACCAGCGCGGCAAGGCTCCGGCCCCGGAGAACCCGAACGCCGTGGCCAAGGGCGAACTCGGCGAGACCTGGCTGACCACCAACTTCTGGATGGGCGCCACCGGCTCCACCGTCAAGGTGTCCATCGACGGCGGCGCGGCCACCGAGGCCGTCCGCACCCAGCAGCTGCAGGGCGAGACCCCGCTGATCGGCGGCGAGTACACGGATCCGTCCGCCACCCTGGAGCAGCTGGTGCACGGGGGCGGCCTCCACGACCGCACCTCGCACCTGTGGCGCCTGGAACTGCCGGCCGACCTGGCCGTCGGCAAGCACACCGCCACGGTCACCGCCACCGATGTGCACGGCCGCGAGTCCACCGAGACCCTGGCCTTCGAGGTCACCGAGTAA
- a CDS encoding DUF1048 domain-containing protein: MAAKWIEALAGSLEQKKQYKQDKARIDSLPEPYGSAAQAMHRYLMYYGGVTDGETLLSMFGDLADLWERAAADGTPVREIVGEDPADFAENFAQAYGGRQWIDKERARLAKAIEDAEREDQR, translated from the coding sequence ATGGCAGCAAAGTGGATCGAGGCCCTTGCCGGGTCGCTCGAGCAGAAGAAGCAGTACAAGCAGGACAAGGCTCGCATCGATTCCCTCCCCGAGCCGTACGGAAGTGCGGCGCAGGCGATGCACCGGTACCTCATGTACTACGGAGGCGTCACCGACGGCGAGACCCTCCTCTCGATGTTCGGCGACCTGGCCGACCTGTGGGAGCGCGCCGCCGCCGACGGCACCCCAGTGCGGGAGATCGTCGGCGAGGACCCGGCCGACTTTGCCGAGAACTTTGCCCAGGCCTACGGCGGCAGGCAGTGGATCGACAAGGAACGGGCGCGCCTGGCCAAGGCGATCGAAGATGCCGAGCGGGAGGACCAGAGGTGA
- a CDS encoding PadR family transcriptional regulator, whose translation MAKQMTEMLKGTLEGIVLAILAVRPAYGYEITARLREQGFTEIAEGTVYALLIRIERRGFVDVEKVPSEKGPPRKVYSINTLGKEYLEEFWGAWSFLAERIERLHHHREHPQGEGD comes from the coding sequence ATGGCCAAGCAGATGACCGAGATGCTCAAGGGCACGCTCGAGGGAATCGTTCTCGCGATCCTGGCAGTGCGGCCGGCCTACGGGTACGAGATCACGGCACGGCTCAGGGAGCAGGGTTTCACCGAGATTGCCGAGGGCACGGTCTATGCACTGTTGATCAGGATCGAGCGCCGGGGATTTGTCGACGTGGAAAAGGTGCCGTCCGAGAAGGGACCGCCGCGCAAGGTCTATTCGATCAACACACTGGGCAAGGAGTACCTCGAAGAGTTCTGGGGGGCCTGGAGCTTCCTCGCGGAACGGATCGAACGGCTCCACCATCACAGGGAACACCCGCAGGGTGAAGGAGATTAA